A genomic region of Lysinibacillus sp. 2017 contains the following coding sequences:
- a CDS encoding QueT transporter family protein codes for MKVKFMATSAIIAALYIAVTMLVAPISFGQVQFRIAELFNHLIVFNPRYMLGVVIGVFISNFLLSSIGPIDLIFGVGHTIITLGILIFICKFVKNIWARLIINTLLFTFTMFIIAAQLNIVLEFPFWETWAFVAFGEFVVLAISAPIMHALNKRLHFKKLI; via the coding sequence GTGAAAGTAAAATTTATGGCAACGAGTGCCATTATTGCAGCATTATATATTGCTGTAACAATGCTTGTTGCTCCGATTAGCTTTGGTCAAGTACAATTCCGTATTGCCGAGCTATTCAACCATTTAATCGTCTTTAACCCACGCTATATGCTAGGTGTTGTGATTGGTGTTTTTATTTCGAATTTCCTACTGTCTTCAATTGGTCCAATCGATTTGATTTTTGGCGTAGGACATACAATCATTACATTGGGGATCTTAATTTTCATTTGTAAATTTGTAAAAAATATTTGGGCACGCTTAATTATTAATACATTGTTATTTACGTTTACGATGTTCATCATCGCAGCACAGCTCAACATTGTATTAGAGTTCCCGTTCTGGGAAACATGGGCATTTGTTGCATTCGGCGAATTTGTTGTACTTGCTATTAGTGCACCAATAATGCATGCGTTAAATAAACGATTACATTTCAAAAAATTAATCTAA
- a CDS encoding methyl-accepting chemotaxis protein gives MNIVEALAMSAPYIHMALKDEAIVAVVDKETETVIKYLAGKRVDSGYKDGEKINPNDSNVFIAFRGQNADVIIPEDVYGVAINAFSFPIRDNGKVVGALAFGLPIDNEVQMETYMESIEHIVMNLQDNVHTLASHSEELAATSEEIDKQTQVALEDAEKSNAVTSLIKGISRQTNLLGLNASIEAARAGQQGAGFNIVAQEVRKLSFETSTATENIESSLQNINMNLTNLKQNMGQINSASNEQAQLIQNFSEVIEELSDLSKEMKEFMHKALK, from the coding sequence ATGAATATTGTAGAAGCATTAGCAATGTCAGCACCGTATATCCATATGGCGCTAAAAGACGAAGCAATCGTAGCAGTTGTGGATAAAGAGACTGAAACCGTTATAAAATATTTAGCAGGTAAACGTGTTGATTCAGGCTATAAAGATGGCGAAAAGATCAATCCGAATGATTCAAATGTCTTTATTGCATTTCGTGGACAAAATGCCGATGTAATCATCCCAGAAGATGTATACGGGGTAGCGATCAATGCATTTTCATTTCCAATTCGAGACAATGGAAAAGTTGTCGGCGCATTAGCATTTGGCTTGCCAATCGATAACGAAGTCCAAATGGAAACTTATATGGAAAGTATTGAACATATTGTTATGAACCTACAAGATAACGTTCACACATTGGCATCACATTCAGAAGAATTAGCGGCAACAAGTGAAGAAATAGACAAACAAACGCAAGTTGCATTAGAAGACGCAGAAAAATCAAATGCCGTAACGTCATTAATTAAAGGGATTTCACGTCAAACGAATTTACTTGGATTAAATGCATCGATCGAAGCAGCACGTGCAGGCCAACAAGGTGCAGGATTCAACATCGTTGCACAAGAAGTACGTAAGCTGTCATTTGAAACATCTACCGCAACAGAAAATATTGAATCATCGCTTCAAAATATTAATATGAACTTAACAAATTTAAAGCAAAACATGGGGCAAATTAACTCTGCATCTAACGAACAAGCGCAGTTAATTCAAAATTTCAGTGAAGTCATCGAAGAATTAAGTGACTTAAGTAAAGAAATGAAAGAGTTTATGCATAAAGCATTGAAATAG
- a CDS encoding ABC transporter substrate-binding protein, producing MKRKLMKLSFLLFGLLLLLTACGGEDDATSSSASTNSDGGEATQTEETKTFKIGTTQIMEHPSLDSAKEGFKKAIEDAGIKAEYVDNSANGDNSANMTIAQQLVSKNVDLIFANSTPSAQAAKGTTTDIPVIFTSVTDAVGAELIDSMASPGGNVTGTIDLHPETMPKTMAFLKELGAKNVGMVYNAGEQNSVAQVSTAKELAAKEGITIVEASASTSAEVKQATESLLGKVDAFYIITDNTVVTALESVIDVANANKLPLIVGEIDSVERGGLAAYGFDYYDIGYEAGQMAAQILIEGKSPSEIPAAFPANLKLVINKAVAENLGIEIKSEWGAEVQ from the coding sequence ATGAAACGTAAATTAATGAAGCTATCATTCTTATTATTCGGGCTTTTATTATTATTAACAGCTTGTGGTGGCGAAGATGATGCAACATCTTCTAGCGCATCAACGAATAGTGACGGGGGAGAAGCAACTCAAACAGAAGAAACGAAAACGTTTAAAATTGGTACAACACAAATTATGGAGCACCCATCATTAGATTCAGCAAAAGAAGGCTTTAAAAAGGCAATTGAAGATGCGGGTATTAAAGCAGAGTACGTAGATAACTCTGCAAATGGTGATAATAGTGCAAACATGACAATTGCACAACAATTAGTAAGTAAAAACGTAGATTTAATTTTTGCCAATTCAACACCATCAGCACAAGCTGCTAAAGGTACGACAACTGATATTCCAGTCATCTTTACATCCGTAACAGATGCGGTCGGTGCAGAGTTAATCGATTCTATGGCGTCACCAGGTGGAAACGTAACAGGAACGATAGATTTACATCCAGAAACAATGCCAAAAACAATGGCGTTCTTAAAAGAATTAGGTGCTAAAAATGTAGGGATGGTTTATAACGCAGGAGAGCAAAACTCAGTAGCTCAAGTTTCAACTGCAAAAGAATTAGCAGCAAAAGAAGGAATTACAATTGTGGAAGCTTCGGCATCAACATCAGCTGAAGTAAAGCAAGCTACAGAATCGTTATTAGGTAAAGTAGATGCATTTTACATCATTACAGATAACACAGTTGTCACAGCGTTAGAATCAGTAATCGATGTGGCAAATGCAAACAAGTTACCATTAATCGTTGGGGAAATAGACTCTGTAGAACGTGGCGGTTTGGCAGCTTACGGCTTCGATTACTATGATATCGGCTATGAAGCAGGTCAAATGGCAGCGCAGATTTTAATAGAAGGAAAATCACCTTCAGAAATTCCAGCTGCTTTCCCAGCAAACTTAAAATTAGTCATTAATAAAGCAGTTGCAGAAAACTTAGGTATAGAAATTAAATCTGAGTGGGGCGCAGAAGTACAATAA